The Helianthus annuus cultivar XRQ/B chromosome 16, HanXRQr2.0-SUNRISE, whole genome shotgun sequence genome includes a window with the following:
- the LOC110906657 gene encoding uncharacterized protein LOC110906657 isoform X1, which translates to MGSLMAGWNSHVRHLQLERNRSLTKEEIARFWRSKKIKEEELFFLKASYRHSKEDKQCIQRDESELLPPSLLVREEEIVEPTLKKHGWWICSKCAFLNEPPYMSWETSYNYVAQFHIARKHIDEQ; encoded by the exons ATGGGTTCTCTAATGGCAGGTTGGAACTCACATGTTCGTCATCTTCAATTAG AGAGGAATAGGTCACTAACCAAAGAAGAGATCGCTCGCTTTTGGAGATCGAAGAAGATCAAAGAGGAAGAACTTTTCTTTCTTAAAGCTTCGTATAGACACTCAAAGGAAGATAAA CAATGTATACAGAGAGATGAAAGTGAGCTTCTTCCTCCAAGTCTCCTTGTAAGGGAAGAAGAAATTGTGGAACCAACTCTAAAGAAACATGGCTG GTGGATTTGTAGCAAGTGTGCTTTTTTGAACGAACCACCATACATGTCATGGGAAACATCATACAATTATGTTGCACAATTTCACATTGCTCGTAAACACATTGATGAACAATAA
- the LOC110906657 gene encoding uncharacterized protein LOC110906657 isoform X2: protein MGSLMAGWNSHVRHLQLERNRSLTKEEIARFWRSKKIKEEELFFLKASYRHSKEDKRDESELLPPSLLVREEEIVEPTLKKHGWWICSKCAFLNEPPYMSWETSYNYVAQFHIARKHIDEQ from the exons ATGGGTTCTCTAATGGCAGGTTGGAACTCACATGTTCGTCATCTTCAATTAG AGAGGAATAGGTCACTAACCAAAGAAGAGATCGCTCGCTTTTGGAGATCGAAGAAGATCAAAGAGGAAGAACTTTTCTTTCTTAAAGCTTCGTATAGACACTCAAAGGAAGATAAA AGAGATGAAAGTGAGCTTCTTCCTCCAAGTCTCCTTGTAAGGGAAGAAGAAATTGTGGAACCAACTCTAAAGAAACATGGCTG GTGGATTTGTAGCAAGTGTGCTTTTTTGAACGAACCACCATACATGTCATGGGAAACATCATACAATTATGTTGCACAATTTCACATTGCTCGTAAACACATTGATGAACAATAA
- the LOC110897987 gene encoding uncharacterized protein LOC110897987 has protein sequence MADMVNVNEDDEARRNEIRAMIVEEVMKAVEASIPRLAQEVEGQVLEIINTSVTSKVEELKEMISELQVKKSFRRCTYKEFMVCNPLPYKGEVDPIACQRWISSTEAVFTRSRCEVEDQVMFATGLLQLRAKDWWDAYSKELGDDKVQSLTWQEFKGSFLKYYSPQSAIDKIQEDFLRLRQKDETIDEITNKFLERVKFCEEIAGTERQRIVRYHAMLKAEYREFVNPSKCATLNELIEWARDREIEIKRQVERGEKRVAEKPTNASPSKKARYQDQSKKGKASGEIPTCKTCGKHHSGECLSGKKGCYKCGREGHPFYRCPENSKACYNCNETGHIKAECPKLQQGAKRDGKKDEPPKARGRMFQLTSDEAKASPDVVSGIFLVNSMPMNVLFDSGASRSFISNELLAHPSFNLKRCQYP, from the coding sequence ATGGCCGATATGGTGAATGTGAATGAGGACGACGAAGCACGCCGAAATGAAATAAGAGCTATGATTGTGGAAGAAGTAATGAAAGCAGTTGAGGCTAGTATTCCCCGACTAGCTCAAGAAGTCGAAGGACAAGTATTGGAAATAATTAACACCTCGGTAACTTCCAAGGTggaagaattgaaagaaatgattaGTGAATTGCAAGTGAAGAAAAGCTTTCGGCGATGCACGTACAAAGAGTTCATGGTATGCAACCCCTTACCATACAAAGGGGAAGTTGATCCGATAGCTTGTCAAAGGTGGATTTCAAGTACCGAGGCAGTGTTTACACGAAGTAGATGTGAAGTGGAGGATCAAGTAATGTTTGCCACGGGCCTCCTACAACTTCgagcaaaagattggtgggacgCATACTCGAAGGAATTGGGGGATGATAAGGTACAATCGTTAACATGGCAAGAATTCAAGGGGTCATTTCTGAAATATTATAGTCCACAATCCGCAATTGATAAGATTCAGGAAGACTTCTTACGTCTCAGACAAAAGGATGAAACGATTGACGAGATAACAAACAAGTTCCTTGAGAGGGTGAAGTTCTGTGAGGAGATAGCGGGGACTGAGAGGCAAAGGATTGTACGTTACCATGCTATGTTAAAGGCTGAATATCGGGAATTTGTAAACCCCTCCAAGTGTGCAACGTTAAATGAACTAATTGAATGGGCAAGAGACAGAGAAATTGAGATAAAAAGGCAGGTTGAACGGGGAGAGAAAAGGGTAGCGGAGAAGCCTACCAACGCAAGCCCATCGAAAAAGGCAAGATATCAAGACCAAAGCAAGAAAGGGAAAGCAAGTGGTGAAATCCCGACTTGCAAGACGTGTGGGAAGCATCATTCGGGTGAATGTTTGTCGGGAAAGAAGGGATGCTACAAATGTGGACGAGAAGGACATCCTTTTTATAGGTGCCCCGAAAACTCAAAGGCGTGTTACAATTGCAATGAAACGGGGCACATTAAAGCGGAATGTCCGAAACTCCAACAAGGGGCAAAGAGAGATGGAAAGAAGGATGAGCCCCCCAAGGCTCGCGGGAGGATGTTTCAGTTAACCTCGGATGAAGCTAAAGCTAGCCCGGAcgtggtttcaggtatattctTGGTTAATTCTATGCCTAtgaatgttttatttgattccgGGGCTAGTAGGTCGTTCATTTCTAATGAATTGTTAGCTCACCCATCGTTTAACTTGAAAAGATGTCAATACCCTTAG